One Thermoplasmata archaeon genomic window carries:
- a CDS encoding DUF367 domain-containing protein codes for MRSSESTPNPSANGIPTLWLLVVGDDHPRACTGRRLLQHALALPAPAQRALRPHPIILDPFAPDPLSLRDRATALRGGVLGVDCSWNVLGERGAYLAAPALGSKRSGHRRLPFLMATNPQHFGRIGELNTAEALAAALFVLGYEAAARQLLDGFAGGRSFFEVNRARLDAYRGRPDPAEMRAAERAVFST; via the coding sequence ATGCGATCTTCCGAGAGTACGCCCAACCCGTCCGCTAACGGGATCCCCACGCTCTGGCTGCTCGTGGTCGGGGACGATCACCCGCGCGCCTGCACCGGGCGTCGCCTCCTCCAGCACGCCCTGGCCCTCCCGGCGCCGGCCCAACGGGCCCTCCGACCCCATCCGATCATCCTCGATCCCTTCGCCCCCGACCCGTTGAGCCTTCGCGACCGAGCGACGGCCCTCCGAGGGGGCGTCCTAGGAGTCGACTGTTCCTGGAACGTCCTCGGGGAGCGCGGTGCCTATCTGGCGGCCCCGGCTCTGGGCTCCAAGCGCTCGGGCCACCGACGGCTCCCATTCCTCATGGCCACCAATCCCCAGCACTTCGGCCGGATCGGAGAGCTGAACACGGCGGAGGCGCTCGCCGCCGCGCTGTTCGTCCTGGGGTACGAGGCCGCCGCCCGCCAGCTGCTGGACGGGTTCGCGGGCGGTCGGAGCTTCTTCGAGGTGAATCGGGCTCGCCTGGACGCCTACCGGGGCCGTCCGGACCC